In one window of Methanosarcina vacuolata Z-761 DNA:
- a CDS encoding cell surface protein, protein MSRLKWIKKLFGKKEGSSVETDLKEINFEDLPAWLDTRSQKISSRVEKDVSNLLRELEASLLALKESNSMLAEAKVEGDFDIRAVKRAKSNRENVTKQVTMLIDKIRVKENKDFRALERFYGAATQSINTCLEHMNQSFRYTRGVFPDESKEVSDNLASLGKIFNELGEVIQVNKKEMDTIEAAHSDINKIQELFASISAEELEFESRNQKIQALKAETSEASQALEDFRNGSVWQSLQNLQAESIAAREKLRKAETGLSSLVLPLSGHFSRIKKLHESGRYTLKPEVKKQLDICLEAPVHVNPSFFPELQKIFEDNALDMQAQKKEKALLQVKAAISNFPERKKEYLEALKEFEAKKAELESSDTGKLVELEHKEAELLSRTRSLEEDIVDSEKKLAALKEELEHQKKNLLSSLSLINSDLHVTFPSPISG, encoded by the coding sequence ATGTCAAGGTTGAAGTGGATTAAAAAGCTCTTTGGAAAAAAAGAAGGTTCCAGTGTGGAGACTGATCTCAAGGAGATTAATTTTGAAGACCTGCCAGCATGGCTGGATACAAGATCTCAAAAAATCTCTTCCAGGGTGGAAAAGGATGTATCCAACCTTTTGAGAGAACTTGAAGCTTCGCTTCTGGCACTCAAGGAAAGTAACTCAATGCTTGCGGAGGCTAAAGTCGAAGGAGACTTTGATATTAGGGCTGTAAAGCGAGCGAAGAGCAACAGAGAAAATGTGACAAAGCAGGTCACAATGTTGATAGATAAAATCAGAGTGAAGGAAAATAAGGATTTCAGGGCTCTTGAAAGGTTTTATGGGGCAGCTACGCAGAGCATCAATACCTGTCTGGAGCATATGAATCAGAGTTTCAGGTATACAAGAGGCGTTTTTCCTGACGAATCTAAAGAAGTTAGTGACAACCTTGCCAGTCTGGGTAAGATTTTTAACGAGCTCGGAGAGGTAATTCAGGTAAATAAGAAGGAAATGGACACTATAGAAGCAGCTCACTCGGACATCAATAAAATACAGGAACTTTTTGCTTCAATATCTGCCGAAGAGCTGGAATTTGAATCCAGAAACCAAAAAATTCAGGCTTTAAAGGCTGAAACTTCCGAAGCCAGCCAGGCTCTCGAAGACTTCAGAAATGGCTCCGTCTGGCAGAGTTTACAGAACCTTCAGGCAGAATCCATTGCCGCCAGGGAAAAACTCAGGAAAGCCGAAACAGGCTTGAGTTCTCTTGTTCTCCCGCTTTCAGGACATTTCTCAAGGATTAAGAAACTTCATGAAAGTGGCAGGTATACCTTAAAGCCAGAAGTAAAGAAACAGCTCGATATTTGCCTTGAAGCTCCTGTACACGTAAATCCTTCTTTTTTCCCGGAACTCCAAAAAATATTCGAGGATAATGCACTGGATATGCAGGCCCAGAAAAAAGAAAAAGCTCTTTTACAGGTCAAAGCTGCAATCTCAAACTTTCCAGAGCGGAAAAAAGAGTATCTTGAAGCCCTGAAAGAGTTTGAGGCAAAGAAAGCTGAACTAGAAAGCTCGGATACCGGAAAGCTGGTTGAACTCGAACATAAGGAAGCTGAACTTCTGAGCAGGACTCGCTCGCTTGAAGAGGACATTGTGGATTCTGAAAAGAAGCTGGCTGCTTTAAAGGAAGAGCTGGAACACCAAAAGAAAAACCTTCTTTCCAGTCTCAGTTTAATCAATAGCGATTTGCATGTGACCTTCCCGAGTCCTATTTCGGGATAA
- a CDS encoding AIM24 family protein — protein sequence MGRYSIEDFIQSTEEKDLNQGIFELERDRLLEVNLEGIVWTKRGSMVAYTGDIVFTREGVFEHGIGTFVKKALTGEGVSLTKAEGKGKLYLADEGKKVSVLKLDNDSIFVNGNDLLAFETSLNWNIKMMKSVSGMMAGGLFNIKLEGTGMAAITTHQDPLTLQVSPGHPVFTDPNATVAWSGNLEPEIKTDISLKTLVGRSSGESFQMAFKGEGFVVVQPYEEVYFQTQT from the coding sequence TTGGGACGCTATTCAATAGAGGATTTCATTCAAAGTACAGAAGAAAAAGACCTTAATCAGGGAATTTTTGAATTGGAACGAGACCGACTTCTTGAAGTTAACCTTGAAGGAATTGTCTGGACAAAAAGAGGTTCAATGGTCGCGTACACAGGAGATATCGTTTTTACGAGGGAAGGAGTTTTCGAACACGGAATCGGCACCTTTGTGAAGAAGGCGCTTACAGGTGAGGGAGTCAGCCTCACAAAAGCCGAAGGCAAAGGAAAGCTCTACCTCGCAGATGAAGGAAAAAAGGTATCAGTCCTGAAACTTGATAACGATTCCATTTTTGTAAATGGAAACGATCTACTTGCCTTTGAGACCTCGCTAAACTGGAACATAAAAATGATGAAAAGTGTTTCAGGAATGATGGCAGGAGGGCTTTTCAACATAAAACTGGAAGGAACCGGTATGGCTGCCATTACAACTCACCAGGACCCCCTGACTCTCCAGGTAAGCCCAGGTCACCCGGTCTTTACCGACCCCAATGCTACAGTTGCCTGGTCAGGAAACCTGGAACCTGAAATAAAAACTGACATTTCCCTGAAAACCCTGGTTGGAAGAAGCAGTGGGGAGTCATTCCAGATGGCTTTCAAAGGAGAGGGATTTGTAGTGGTCCAGCCTTACGAAGAAGTTTATTTCCAGACGCAGACCTGA
- the alaXM gene encoding alanyl-tRNA editing protein AlaXM codes for MTEALYFLDCYLKEFEATVEKVTDNRFVVLDRTAFYPESGGQPSDAGKLVRESDGAEFNVLYVGKFNGDISHEIDGENVSNGLKAGDKVKGFIDWDRRYRHMRMHTATHVIANVIEKEAGAQITGNQLGLDQSRVDFSLEVFDRDKFAEYEKIANDIISRKNPVNFYLVSRKEAEEKLSRLTTLAKGFSDEIKEVRIVEIEGVTIEACGGTHVKNTDEIKGIKIIKLQNKGKSNRRMYFTLVD; via the coding sequence ATGACAGAGGCGCTTTACTTCCTTGATTGTTATCTGAAAGAATTCGAAGCAACTGTCGAAAAAGTTACAGATAATCGATTTGTGGTTCTTGACCGTACTGCCTTTTATCCCGAAAGCGGGGGACAGCCCAGCGATGCCGGAAAGTTGGTTCGTGAATCCGATGGGGCTGAGTTTAATGTCCTTTATGTGGGTAAGTTCAATGGAGATATCAGTCACGAGATAGATGGTGAAAATGTTTCTAACGGATTAAAAGCAGGGGACAAAGTAAAAGGATTCATAGACTGGGATCGACGTTACAGGCATATGCGTATGCATACGGCGACTCACGTAATAGCAAACGTAATTGAAAAGGAGGCAGGGGCTCAGATAACCGGAAACCAGCTTGGTCTTGACCAGAGTAGGGTGGATTTCAGTCTTGAGGTCTTTGACAGGGATAAATTTGCTGAATATGAGAAAATTGCCAATGACATTATATCCCGGAAAAATCCTGTTAATTTCTACCTTGTAAGCCGCAAAGAAGCCGAAGAAAAGCTCTCACGGTTAACCACGCTGGCAAAAGGCTTTTCCGACGAAATAAAAGAAGTGCGCATTGTTGAAATCGAAGGAGTCACGATTGAAGCCTGTGGAGGGACCCATGTTAAAAATACTGACGAAATAAAAGGCATAAAAATCATAAAACTTCAGAATAAAGGGAAGAGCAACAGGAGAATGTATTTTACACTCGTGGATTAA
- a CDS encoding calcium/sodium antiporter → MIAENLLIFLLGLVLLVKGSDYFVKSASAIAEKLGVSEFVIGLTLVAVGTSIPELASSIAASLQHASGIVIGNVVGSNIANIGLVVGLAAVISPVKTEIEMLRRDGYVMLFASVLFFVFILNRELSILEAAFFILVFIAYVFFLFEEAEKYEGKLHFKEFLIYFFKCKYISSAREKINCIKNGNANGENCQSREGFTKDILTLVLSCGAVIIGAKYFVGKSIFFAELLGVPETIIGTTLVAVGTSLPELVVTLSAAKQGLGDIALGNVIGSNIANIFLILGFSGLIYPVAIEQISLLFTTPAMILISIILLVFISTDWEIKRWEGMTLVAFYASFLIVLLRMG, encoded by the coding sequence ATGATCGCAGAAAATCTTTTAATCTTTCTACTTGGCCTTGTTCTTTTGGTCAAAGGTTCAGATTACTTTGTAAAATCAGCTTCAGCAATTGCAGAGAAACTCGGTGTTTCCGAATTTGTTATAGGCTTGACACTTGTTGCAGTTGGAACGTCAATCCCTGAACTTGCTTCATCAATAGCTGCTTCTCTCCAGCATGCAAGCGGTATCGTAATAGGGAATGTCGTTGGATCAAACATCGCAAATATAGGGCTTGTTGTCGGGCTGGCTGCAGTTATCTCTCCAGTGAAAACCGAAATAGAGATGCTCAGGAGAGATGGCTATGTCATGCTCTTTGCATCTGTGCTCTTCTTTGTTTTTATCCTAAACAGGGAACTCTCAATACTGGAGGCAGCCTTTTTCATACTTGTCTTCATCGCGTATGTGTTTTTCCTGTTTGAAGAAGCCGAGAAATACGAAGGGAAACTGCATTTTAAAGAGTTTTTGATATACTTTTTTAAGTGTAAGTATATAAGCAGTGCAAGGGAAAAGATCAATTGTATAAAAAATGGAAACGCTAACGGCGAAAACTGCCAGTCCAGAGAAGGTTTCACAAAAGATATACTGACCCTGGTATTAAGTTGTGGAGCAGTTATAATCGGGGCAAAGTACTTTGTAGGCAAATCAATCTTCTTTGCAGAACTCCTTGGAGTTCCTGAAACTATAATAGGTACCACTCTAGTAGCAGTTGGCACATCCCTTCCGGAGCTTGTAGTGACACTATCTGCAGCAAAGCAGGGTTTAGGGGACATAGCCCTTGGTAATGTTATAGGCTCAAATATCGCAAACATATTTTTAATATTAGGATTTTCCGGGTTGATCTATCCGGTAGCCATTGAACAGATAAGTCTATTATTTACGACTCCGGCTATGATTTTGATAAGTATAATACTCCTTGTGTTTATCAGCACAGACTGGGAAATAAAAAGGTGGGAAGGAATGACTTTAGTAGCCTTTTATGCATCTTTTTTAATAGTACTGCTCAGGATGGGCTAA
- a CDS encoding DUF2795 domain-containing protein, with the protein MYNRRGVDYPASRDCLVKFAKGEQASNNVLDLLNG; encoded by the coding sequence ATCTATAACCGGCGGGGAGTAGATTATCCTGCAAGCAGAGACTGCCTTGTAAAGTTTGCCAAGGGTGAACAGGCAAGTAATAATGTTCTGGATCTTCTGAATGGATAA
- a CDS encoding DUF2795 domain-containing protein, with protein sequence MQTSPIEVQKALKDIDYPVNKKQLIAHAKKHNASDKVIEVLEDLPEKKYTNAAAVSKEFQGK encoded by the coding sequence ATGCAAACCAGTCCAATTGAAGTTCAGAAGGCTTTAAAGGATATAGATTATCCCGTAAATAAGAAGCAGCTTATTGCGCACGCTAAAAAGCACAATGCTAGCGATAAGGTAATTGAGGTTCTAGAAGACCTTCCTGAGAAGAAGTACACAAATGCTGCAGCTGTCAGCAAGGAATTCCAAGGAAAATAA
- a CDS encoding DUF2795 domain-containing protein, with translation MQTSPIEVQKALKDIDYPVNKKQLIAHAKKHDASNEVIEVLEDLPDKEYTNAAAVSKEFQGK, from the coding sequence ATGCAAACCAGTCCAATTGAAGTTCAGAAGGCTTTAAAGGATATAGATTATCCTGTAAATAAAAAGCAACTTATTGCGCACGCTAAAAAACATGACGCCAGCAATGAAGTAATTGAAGTTCTCGAAGATCTTCCAGACAAGGAGTATACCAATGCTGCAGCTGTCAGCAAGGAATTCCAGGGAAAATAA
- a CDS encoding CxxC-x17-CxxC domain-containing protein: MERKSSQSRDRGSSRERSYGKGPQTMYKAKCSDCGEETEVPFKPDPDRPVYCRECYAKRKPKRY, encoded by the coding sequence ATGGAAAGAAAAAGTTCCCAGAGTAGGGATCGGGGTTCCAGCAGAGAACGCAGCTATGGTAAAGGGCCACAGACGATGTACAAAGCCAAGTGCTCAGATTGTGGCGAAGAAACAGAGGTGCCTTTCAAGCCGGACCCTGATAGGCCGGTCTACTGCAGGGAGTGTTACGCAAAGCGCAAACCAAAAAGGTATTAA
- a CDS encoding toll/interleukin-1 receptor domain-containing protein, with translation MISKIYIAHCEQDEPLAQELARALWAVEMESFSSLYRKARILSRGERIRFGIRQSDCFIPILTQKGAGSPEVNQEIGFAVGAEPLIIPLVESGVELPILIHHLQPIVFFPETYEDALGKIIQNLRELTRLDWLKIKCPYCGEEMTQYISPQEEVEKALLAGTHLETRCSYCQKNIYLDPRTFRPIL, from the coding sequence ATGATCTCGAAAATTTATATCGCCCACTGCGAGCAGGACGAACCACTTGCTCAGGAACTTGCCAGAGCTTTATGGGCCGTGGAGATGGAAAGTTTTTCATCCCTGTACAGGAAAGCTAGAATTCTTTCCCGGGGTGAAAGGATACGTTTTGGTATTCGCCAATCAGATTGTTTTATCCCGATTCTCACACAGAAAGGTGCAGGGTCTCCAGAAGTAAATCAGGAAATTGGGTTTGCAGTCGGAGCCGAACCACTTATAATTCCACTGGTAGAGTCGGGAGTCGAATTACCTATCCTGATACACCATCTCCAGCCCATTGTCTTTTTTCCTGAAACTTATGAGGATGCTCTGGGAAAAATAATACAGAACCTGAGAGAACTGACAAGGCTTGACTGGCTAAAGATAAAGTGCCCCTATTGCGGAGAGGAGATGACGCAGTACATCTCACCTCAGGAAGAGGTAGAGAAAGCTCTTCTCGCGGGGACGCACCTTGAGACAAGATGCAGTTACTGCCAGAAAAATATTTACCTGGACCCCAGAACTTTCAGACCTATACTCTAA
- a CDS encoding sulfide-dependent adenosine diphosphate thiazole synthase, with amino-acid sequence MELDEVIITRAIFDEYSKTFLDYTEVDVALIGGGPANLVAAKYLAEAGAKVAIYEQKLSLGGGMWAGGMMFPRIVLQEEACRILDDFGIRYKEYQPGYYVANSVESVGKLISGATSAGAEVFNLVSFEDVMIRENDRVTGIVINWGPVTAQRLHVDPLMIRTKLVIDGTGHEAVVCNTILRKIPNAKIGNLGKLGEKPMWSEVGERLAVDATKEIYPGLIVAGMAANAATCSPRMGPVFGGMLLSGEKAAKLALEKLKEL; translated from the coding sequence ATGGAACTCGACGAAGTCATAATCACACGAGCAATTTTTGATGAGTATTCTAAAACCTTCCTTGACTACACGGAAGTTGATGTGGCACTTATAGGAGGAGGGCCTGCAAATCTGGTGGCTGCAAAGTATCTTGCAGAGGCCGGAGCAAAGGTTGCCATTTACGAACAAAAGTTATCGCTCGGAGGTGGCATGTGGGCTGGAGGCATGATGTTCCCACGTATCGTTTTACAGGAAGAAGCCTGCCGCATCCTTGACGACTTCGGGATCAGGTATAAAGAGTACCAGCCCGGGTACTATGTGGCGAATTCCGTAGAGTCCGTTGGGAAGCTTATTTCAGGGGCAACTTCAGCCGGGGCTGAGGTTTTCAACCTTGTAAGTTTTGAAGATGTCATGATCCGGGAAAACGATAGGGTTACCGGAATCGTCATCAACTGGGGGCCTGTCACGGCACAGCGCCTGCATGTCGATCCTCTCATGATCCGAACAAAACTCGTAATTGACGGTACAGGGCATGAAGCGGTTGTATGTAATACAATTCTCAGGAAAATTCCCAATGCAAAAATCGGAAACCTCGGAAAGCTCGGAGAAAAACCTATGTGGTCAGAGGTTGGCGAGCGCCTGGCTGTTGACGCAACCAAGGAAATTTATCCTGGCCTGATCGTTGCGGGCATGGCTGCAAATGCCGCAACCTGCTCTCCAAGAATGGGCCCAGTTTTCGGAGGCATGCTTCTTTCGGGAGAAAAGGCTGCAAAACTTGCCCTTGAAAAGCTTAAGGAACTCTGA